From a region of the Mucilaginibacter auburnensis genome:
- a CDS encoding DUF6364 family protein: MENTKLTLSVKSDSLPAIKSYAKKKHTSVSKLVQDFFDEIVKKEKKEDDLLERLKTIELSDNIKALTGILKGAYPDDMDYKDMKYEYLKDKYDL, from the coding sequence ATGGAAAATACAAAGTTAACTTTAAGTGTTAAATCCGACTCCTTACCTGCTATAAAAAGCTATGCCAAGAAAAAGCACACAAGCGTATCCAAACTGGTTCAGGATTTTTTTGATGAGATTGTAAAAAAGGAGAAAAAAGAGGATGATTTGCTTGAACGTTTAAAGACCATAGAACTATCTGATAATATTAAGGCATTAACCGGCATTTTAAAAGGAGCTTACCCGGATGACATGGACTATAAGGACATGAAGTATGAATATTTAAAGGATAAATATGACCTTTAA
- a CDS encoding zinc metallopeptidase, protein MDHLSIILGFISYGSALFLMIAIAVISFIVQWRFKSKFKEYSEMALSSGLTGREVAELMLKDNGVYDVQVTSVDGQLTDHYNPENRTVNLSADVYNSRSIAAAAVAAHECGHAVQHAKGYSWLQLRSTLVPLTNVANTLVQVTLTIGVMLFFFSHNAFVLTIGVAALAVVTLFTFITLPVEFDASNRALAWLNNNYNVMQTQAEHQQAKDALWWAAMTYVVAALSALATLLYYASFLLGRRDD, encoded by the coding sequence ATGGATCATTTATCAATTATATTAGGATTTATAAGTTACGGCTCTGCTTTGTTTTTAATGATAGCTATTGCCGTGATCAGTTTTATAGTGCAATGGCGCTTTAAAAGCAAGTTTAAGGAATACTCAGAGATGGCTTTGTCTTCAGGCTTAACCGGCCGAGAAGTAGCCGAACTAATGCTCAAAGATAACGGCGTTTATGATGTTCAGGTAACTTCTGTTGATGGCCAGCTAACCGACCATTATAACCCGGAGAACCGCACCGTAAATTTGAGCGCCGACGTTTATAACAGTCGTAGTATAGCCGCGGCGGCCGTTGCCGCCCACGAGTGCGGACATGCAGTGCAACATGCCAAAGGTTATAGCTGGCTGCAATTACGCTCCACCTTGGTGCCATTAACTAATGTAGCTAATACCTTGGTGCAGGTTACCTTAACCATAGGTGTTATGCTGTTTTTTTTCTCCCATAATGCTTTTGTATTAACCATTGGTGTGGCAGCACTGGCGGTGGTAACGCTGTTTACCTTTATAACGCTGCCGGTTGAGTTTGATGCCAGCAACAGGGCTTTAGCGTGGTTGAATAATAACTACAATGTAATGCAAACTCAAGCAGAACATCAGCAGGCTAAAGATGCACTTTGGTGGGCGGCCATGACTTATGTTGTTGCAGCACTGAGCGCATTGGCTACATTGCTTTATTACGCTTCTTTTCTGTTAGGCAGAAGAGACGATTAA
- the kbl gene encoding glycine C-acetyltransferase has product MYNTLKPVLQQELAEIEQAGLYKKERIITSRQGAGITVQGGKEVINFCANNYLGLSGNQQVVDAAKAAMDSHGYGLSSVRFICGTQDIHKELEKKISEFLGTEDTILYAAAFDANGGVFEPLFNDQDAIISDELNHASIIDGVRLCKAQRQRYKHDDMADLEEKLKATQNCRHRIIVTDGAFSMDGTIAQLDKICVLAEQYNALVMIDESHCSGFMGKTGRGTHEHHHVMDKIDIITGTLGKALGGASGGFTSGRKEIIEMLRQRSRPYLFSNTLAPAITGASIAVLDMLSQTTQLRDKLEYNTQYFRKAMTEAGFDIKPGVHPIVPVMLYDAKLAQEFAAKMLDEGIYVIGFYYPVVPQGKARIRVQLSAAHNQEHLDKAIAAFTKVGKELGVLK; this is encoded by the coding sequence ATGTATAACACGCTGAAACCCGTATTGCAGCAGGAACTTGCTGAAATTGAGCAGGCCGGTCTGTATAAAAAAGAAAGAATAATAACCTCCCGCCAGGGGGCCGGGATAACCGTACAGGGCGGTAAAGAAGTAATTAACTTTTGTGCCAATAATTACTTAGGACTATCTGGTAACCAGCAAGTAGTAGACGCGGCCAAAGCTGCTATGGATAGCCACGGCTATGGCCTGTCATCCGTGCGTTTTATTTGCGGCACGCAGGATATCCACAAAGAACTCGAAAAGAAGATTTCTGAATTTTTAGGTACTGAAGACACCATACTTTACGCCGCTGCCTTTGATGCCAATGGCGGAGTGTTTGAGCCGCTGTTTAATGACCAGGATGCGATTATCTCTGATGAGCTGAACCATGCTTCCATTATTGACGGCGTACGCCTGTGCAAAGCCCAGCGCCAGCGTTACAAGCACGATGACATGGCCGATCTGGAAGAGAAGTTAAAAGCCACACAGAACTGCCGTCATAGAATTATCGTGACTGACGGCGCTTTCAGTATGGATGGCACCATTGCGCAACTGGATAAAATATGCGTGTTAGCCGAGCAATATAATGCTTTGGTAATGATAGACGAAAGCCATTGCAGCGGATTTATGGGGAAAACAGGTCGCGGTACGCATGAGCACCATCATGTGATGGATAAGATAGACATTATTACCGGCACATTAGGTAAGGCATTAGGAGGAGCTTCGGGTGGATTCACATCCGGCAGGAAAGAAATAATTGAGATGCTGCGCCAGCGCTCAAGGCCATACCTGTTCAGCAATACATTGGCACCTGCAATTACCGGTGCATCTATCGCGGTGTTGGATATGCTGAGCCAAACAACGCAACTGCGGGATAAGCTGGAGTATAATACCCAATACTTCCGCAAAGCAATGACGGAAGCAGGTTTTGACATTAAACCCGGCGTTCACCCCATTGTTCCGGTGATGTTGTATGACGCCAAGCTGGCGCAGGAGTTTGCCGCCAAAATGCTGGACGAAGGCATTTATGTTATTGGTTTCTACTATCCGGTTGTGCCGCAGGGCAAAGCCAGGATAAGGGTACAGCTATCCGCCGCGCACAATCAAGAGCACTTGGATAAGGCCATTGCCGCATTTACCAAAGTAGGTAAGGAGTTGGGTGTGCTTAAATAA
- a CDS encoding DUF5686 and carboxypeptidase regulatory-like domain-containing protein, which yields MAKRLLIFLFFSVAFLCKASGQQFVLSGRVVDEQNKPVAFVSIYIRNSTYGTTTNEEGNYQLKLNPGNYRIMYRFVGYKEQVQNVTIGNADQRVNVKLEKEVYQPRAISQRARRGQDTSAMNIMRKVIDKRQYYLNELDSYSCSVYIKGVQKLIEAPNSLMRSGVSNVLSLDSNGKGLLYQSEMLSTFTSARPNKIKEETIAQRMAGVTPAFSYSKASDLQANFYNNVFAVQGLSSRGFVSPIASYAFSYYNYRLVGTAVSGGKTISKIELLPKHKYDPVFRGHIYVVEGDWRLYSVDLMLTDDANFLNLVDTMRISQQYVPIRDSTWMPSSIEYAYSGNVFGFKFEGYYIGLYNNYKFDLKIPDDYFTGEVLHIDTAANLKPTVYWNSQRPVPLTRDEGIDSRKRDSILAIQSTNAYLDSVQRSNNQLSILPYLVFGHTIVHRNAKDTLYIHPFRESFFYNTVEGFGTNLRVRYSKTFDDFSSYSISPAVRYGFGNKLFSANVRSSYTYDLFNAGIFTFDIGSDVLDLNNVATRSLFFNTLSTLLSERNFVKYYRSKFANFGWQREVANGIRLNVGLGYSDRTQLFNTSYYTIFNNKNRDFTSNNPLAPESAPASDRSVLFPQHQALTLNVSARFTFDQPFITRPTGRVFLQSRFPVLTVNYRKAISGILGADANYDFASVTATQDRIRIGLSGYSSFKLAAGTFLSKKTLYFPDFYHFIGNQGTTFDPTDVGSFHFLPFYTYSANSTFLEAHYQHNFSGSILRRVPFVRKLKLEEIVGVNYLTERNNKNYSELYIGIQRLIFRVDYGVSFIGNQRYLQGFRIFYGIR from the coding sequence ATGGCCAAACGTTTACTTATATTCTTATTCTTTTCAGTCGCTTTTTTATGTAAAGCTTCCGGGCAGCAATTTGTTTTGTCTGGCCGTGTGGTTGATGAGCAGAATAAGCCGGTCGCCTTTGTGTCAATTTACATCCGTAATTCCACTTACGGCACCACAACCAACGAGGAAGGTAATTACCAGTTAAAACTAAATCCGGGTAATTACCGCATTATGTACCGTTTCGTAGGTTATAAGGAACAGGTTCAAAATGTTACAATCGGCAATGCCGACCAGCGCGTCAACGTAAAACTGGAAAAAGAAGTATACCAACCACGCGCTATATCGCAAAGGGCCCGTCGCGGACAAGACACCTCTGCCATGAACATTATGCGCAAGGTGATAGATAAGCGCCAATATTATCTGAACGAGTTGGACTCTTATTCCTGCTCAGTTTACATTAAGGGTGTACAAAAGCTGATTGAGGCCCCCAACTCATTAATGCGTAGCGGTGTATCAAATGTTTTGTCGTTAGATAGCAACGGCAAAGGTTTGTTGTATCAGTCGGAAATGTTGTCAACCTTTACCTCTGCCCGGCCTAATAAAATTAAGGAAGAAACAATAGCCCAGCGCATGGCAGGGGTTACGCCGGCATTTAGCTATTCAAAAGCGTCAGATCTTCAGGCCAATTTTTATAATAATGTTTTCGCGGTGCAGGGTTTGAGCAGCAGGGGTTTTGTATCACCAATAGCTTCATACGCATTCTCTTACTATAACTACAGGTTGGTTGGTACAGCCGTGAGCGGCGGAAAAACCATTTCTAAAATTGAATTGCTGCCCAAACACAAATATGACCCTGTTTTTCGCGGTCATATTTATGTTGTTGAGGGCGACTGGCGATTGTACAGCGTTGATCTGATGTTGACGGACGATGCCAATTTTCTTAACCTGGTTGATACCATGCGCATCAGTCAACAGTATGTGCCGATACGCGATAGTACATGGATGCCCTCCTCTATCGAATATGCTTACAGCGGAAACGTGTTCGGGTTTAAGTTTGAAGGTTACTATATTGGTCTATACAACAATTACAAATTCGACCTGAAAATACCTGACGATTATTTTACAGGCGAGGTGTTGCATATTGATACAGCGGCAAATCTTAAACCTACCGTTTACTGGAACAGCCAGCGCCCGGTACCATTAACCCGCGATGAAGGTATTGATTCCCGGAAACGCGATAGCATATTAGCCATTCAAAGTACCAACGCCTATCTCGATTCGGTGCAGCGGAGTAATAACCAGCTGTCTATATTGCCCTACCTGGTGTTCGGACATACAATTGTTCATCGTAACGCTAAAGACACACTTTACATCCATCCGTTCAGAGAATCGTTCTTTTACAATACGGTTGAGGGCTTTGGAACCAACCTGCGGGTGAGGTACTCCAAAACGTTTGACGACTTTAGTTCATACAGTATCTCTCCGGCGGTAAGGTATGGTTTCGGTAACAAACTGTTCAGCGCCAATGTGCGGTCATCATATACCTATGACCTGTTTAATGCAGGCATATTTACCTTTGACATAGGCAGCGATGTGCTTGACCTTAACAATGTTGCTACGCGTTCCCTCTTTTTCAATACGTTGAGTACCCTTTTAAGCGAACGGAACTTTGTAAAATATTATCGCTCAAAATTTGCCAATTTTGGCTGGCAGCGGGAAGTTGCCAATGGTATAAGGTTGAATGTTGGTTTGGGCTATTCAGATCGTACACAGCTTTTCAATACCTCTTACTACACTATTTTCAATAATAAGAACCGAGATTTTACTTCCAACAATCCGCTTGCGCCAGAAAGTGCACCGGCAAGTGACCGCTCGGTATTGTTTCCGCAGCACCAGGCGCTTACCTTAAATGTATCAGCCAGATTTACATTTGATCAGCCGTTTATAACCCGGCCAACCGGAAGGGTATTTCTGCAATCCCGCTTTCCGGTACTTACAGTAAATTATCGTAAGGCTATCAGCGGTATATTAGGCGCAGACGCCAATTATGATTTTGCATCTGTTACAGCAACGCAAGACAGGATCAGAATAGGTCTGTCCGGTTACTCATCTTTTAAGCTTGCTGCGGGTACTTTTTTAAGCAAGAAAACGCTGTACTTTCCTGATTTTTATCATTTTATTGGTAACCAGGGCACAACATTTGATCCTACAGATGTGGGCAGTTTTCACTTCCTGCCCTTTTATACCTACAGTGCTAACAGTACATTTTTAGAAGCGCATTATCAGCATAATTTTTCAGGTTCTATTTTACGCAGGGTGCCTTTTGTACGCAAGCTAAAACTGGAAGAAATTGTAGGTGTGAACTACCTTACCGAGCGCAATAACAAAAACTATTCAGAGCTTTATATAGGCATACAACGCCTTATATTCAGGGTTGATTATGGTGTCTCATTTATTGGGAACCAACGTTATTTGCAGGGGTTCAGAATATTTTACGGGATAAGGTAG
- a CDS encoding PIN domain-containing protein → MTFKNLYLDSDVLLDMLLFREPFYGYTQLIFHYSENSRFNVSTSSLIFANMNYILSKKMGAVKAKESLRALSDLIEVLPFDKDAVNFALSSSFSDFEDAIQHHIAIKNNCDAIITRNIKDYKQATIPVLTAEQFLRTLS, encoded by the coding sequence ATGACCTTTAAAAACTTGTATTTAGACAGCGATGTTTTACTGGATATGTTATTGTTTAGAGAGCCGTTTTACGGTTATACACAGCTAATATTTCATTACAGCGAAAATTCAAGGTTTAATGTGAGCACATCTTCGCTGATATTTGCAAATATGAATTATATCCTGTCAAAGAAGATGGGTGCTGTAAAGGCTAAAGAAAGTTTGCGTGCTTTATCTGATTTGATTGAAGTATTGCCGTTTGATAAAGATGCGGTTAATTTTGCATTATCAAGCTCATTCAGTGATTTCGAAGATGCAATCCAACATCACATCGCCATAAAAAACAACTGTGATGCCATCATCACCCGTAATATAAAAGATTATAAGCAAGCCACTATACCGGTTTTAACAGCCGAGCAATTTTTACGAACATTAAGCTAA
- a CDS encoding UDP-N-acetylmuramoyl-tripeptide--D-alanyl-D-alanine ligase: MTTEELYQIYLQHPVITTDTRKITKGSLFFALKGENFDANTFAAQAIEAGAAYAVIDNAEYNTGDKFILVPEVLTALQDLASHHRRQLNIPVVGLTGSNGKTTTKELINAVLSQKFNTLATQGNLNNHIGVPLTVLSINSSHEAAVVEMGANHVGEIALLSSISQPSHGMITNVGKAHLEGFGGVEGIKKGKGELYDFLSNNNRQAFVNSNNPILMEMQEARKFTTPPIFYGDAIDDLVSAEITGNAPFLSLRWTNNTSGESYDITTQLTGSYNLDNILVAICMGVHFKLSAEEINRGIENYQPNNNRSQVVKTANNTLICDYYNANPTSMLAAIENVDKLTAAQKVVVLGDMFELGEEAEAEHKAIVEKAIITAINRRIFIGKEFYKLKNNSAEFYETRDAAAEALRANPIKGATVLIKGSRGMALEKLVELF; encoded by the coding sequence ATGACTACCGAAGAATTATACCAGATTTACCTGCAACACCCGGTTATAACAACCGATACGCGTAAAATTACCAAAGGCAGCCTGTTTTTTGCCCTAAAGGGCGAAAACTTTGATGCCAATACGTTTGCAGCGCAAGCTATTGAGGCAGGTGCCGCATACGCGGTAATAGACAACGCAGAATACAACACCGGCGACAAATTTATTTTAGTACCTGAGGTATTGACCGCCTTGCAGGATCTGGCCAGTCACCACCGCAGGCAGCTTAACATACCTGTTGTTGGGCTTACCGGTTCAAACGGGAAAACTACCACCAAAGAGCTCATCAACGCCGTACTATCGCAAAAGTTCAATACCCTGGCTACTCAGGGTAATTTAAATAACCATATTGGCGTACCGTTAACGGTATTAAGTATCAACAGTTCGCACGAGGCTGCAGTTGTAGAGATGGGTGCTAACCATGTTGGCGAAATAGCTTTATTAAGCAGCATATCGCAGCCATCGCATGGCATGATCACCAATGTAGGCAAGGCGCATTTAGAGGGTTTCGGCGGTGTTGAAGGCATTAAAAAAGGCAAAGGAGAGCTGTATGACTTTTTAAGTAATAACAACCGTCAGGCTTTCGTTAATAGCAATAATCCAATTTTAATGGAGATGCAGGAAGCCAGAAAGTTTACTACACCTCCCATTTTTTATGGTGATGCTATAGATGACCTGGTAAGCGCGGAAATAACCGGCAACGCGCCGTTTTTATCCCTGCGCTGGACCAACAATACATCCGGTGAAAGTTATGACATAACCACTCAGCTAACGGGTTCTTATAACCTGGATAATATTTTGGTGGCCATTTGCATGGGTGTACATTTTAAACTATCTGCAGAAGAAATAAACCGTGGCATAGAAAATTATCAGCCTAATAACAACCGCTCGCAGGTGGTAAAAACGGCTAACAATACATTGATCTGCGACTATTACAACGCCAACCCCACAAGCATGCTGGCTGCAATTGAGAACGTTGATAAACTAACCGCTGCCCAAAAGGTTGTTGTGCTGGGAGATATGTTTGAGTTGGGCGAAGAAGCAGAAGCAGAGCACAAAGCTATTGTTGAAAAAGCCATTATCACCGCAATTAACAGGCGTATTTTCATTGGCAAAGAGTTTTATAAATTAAAAAACAATAGCGCCGAATTTTACGAAACACGCGATGCCGCCGCCGAAGCGTTGCGAGCCAACCCAATTAAAGGTGCGACAGTGCTTATCAAAGGGTCGAGAGGGATGGCGCTGGAGAAGTTGGTGGAGTTGTTTTAA
- a CDS encoding TetR/AcrR family transcriptional regulator, whose protein sequence is MEAEKIKDSIKRAAQELFRKFGYHKTSVNEIAKRARIAKATIYKYFESKEELLHTLLMDYIRLSVDDLISKSNPEADEEKHLSGLIMKTCRLSYTVCNEFIGWDFIRESTNSQEFLKNLSNELEDMLMSSFARITHIRRDGNYMQRLRFLITCSKSIVFSFAFTSVSDSDVRKNFVSFQKDVLPYLVKAAITI, encoded by the coding sequence ATGGAAGCCGAAAAAATAAAAGACAGCATTAAGCGGGCCGCGCAGGAGCTATTCCGAAAGTTTGGCTACCATAAAACAAGCGTTAACGAAATTGCCAAGCGTGCCCGTATTGCCAAGGCTACCATTTACAAATATTTTGAGAGTAAAGAAGAGTTGCTCCATACCTTGCTGATGGATTACATCCGCCTGAGTGTAGACGACCTTATCAGCAAAAGCAACCCCGAAGCCGACGAAGAGAAACACCTGAGCGGCCTCATCATGAAAACCTGCCGATTAAGTTATACGGTTTGTAATGAGTTTATTGGCTGGGATTTCATTCGCGAATCAACCAATTCACAGGAGTTTTTAAAGAATTTGAGTAACGAGCTGGAAGATATGCTGATGTCGTCCTTCGCCCGCATTACGCACATTCGCCGCGATGGCAACTATATGCAGCGCCTGCGTTTTTTGATCACATGTAGCAAAAGCATTGTTTTCAGTTTCGCCTTCACCTCAGTAAGCGATAGCGACGTACGCAAAAACTTTGTTTCCTTCCAAAAAGATGTATTGCCCTACCTGGTTAAAGCGGCTATTACCATCTAA
- a CDS encoding Rieske (2Fe-2S) protein — translation MKQLGTAILLLFLLAGCGKQGNVVPYVAVNLQLQLNDPRYSQLRSIGSAVAINGYGVSGIIVANTVYGYRAYDRCSAYEPEKRCAVTIDDNKILVTDPCSGSKWLLQDGTPNKAPAVRSLKQYNVYIDPSGNFLTISN, via the coding sequence ATGAAGCAACTGGGCACAGCTATACTATTGTTGTTTTTGCTGGCCGGGTGCGGCAAGCAGGGCAATGTTGTGCCTTATGTTGCCGTAAACCTTCAGTTGCAGCTAAATGACCCAAGATACTCACAACTACGTTCCATTGGCAGCGCGGTTGCTATTAATGGCTATGGCGTTTCGGGCATTATTGTGGCTAATACAGTTTATGGCTATCGGGCTTACGACCGATGCAGCGCATACGAACCTGAAAAACGCTGCGCTGTAACTATTGATGATAATAAAATACTGGTTACCGATCCTTGCAGTGGCTCTAAATGGCTGTTGCAAGACGGTACACCTAACAAAGCGCCCGCTGTACGCTCGCTTAAGCAATATAATGTGTATATTGATCCGTCGGGAAATTTTCTGACCATCTCTAACTGA
- a CDS encoding alpha/beta hydrolase gives MPAISTSNTKSISKQWLDINYADDGKAYHKLDIYLPESAKTVYKPVIVIYGSAWRHNNAKKFGFETLGQPLLDAGFAVISINHRSSADAAWPAQLHDVKAAVRFIRANAHFYNIDTSFIGITGYSSGGHLASVAAVTNGLHKYTVGSATIDVEGSIGNYANAGSAVNAVVDWFAPTDFTRFKDCNTTNGATSPEAALINGDPASNLDMLALLSPLTYVTHNAPHFLLIHGDADELVPHCQSLFFAEKLKKHNLLDELIIVPNGQHGPVTFNHLTFKKMADFFIKSAGV, from the coding sequence ATGCCGGCAATTTCTACATCAAACACAAAATCTATCAGCAAACAATGGCTTGACATAAATTATGCTGATGATGGCAAGGCTTATCATAAATTGGACATTTACCTGCCCGAATCCGCCAAAACCGTTTACAAGCCTGTTATAGTGATATATGGCAGCGCATGGCGGCATAACAATGCTAAAAAGTTCGGATTTGAAACTTTAGGCCAACCTTTGCTGGATGCCGGCTTCGCGGTGATTTCAATTAATCATCGCTCAAGCGCTGACGCGGCATGGCCGGCTCAACTGCATGATGTTAAGGCGGCTGTACGTTTTATCAGGGCAAATGCGCATTTCTATAATATTGACACATCGTTTATAGGCATAACAGGCTATTCATCGGGTGGGCATTTGGCTTCAGTAGCGGCGGTTACCAATGGCTTACATAAATACACGGTTGGCAGCGCAACAATTGATGTTGAAGGCAGTATCGGCAATTATGCCAACGCAGGTAGTGCAGTTAACGCGGTGGTAGATTGGTTTGCTCCAACAGATTTTACCCGCTTTAAAGATTGTAACACAACAAACGGCGCCACATCGCCGGAGGCTGCTTTGATAAACGGAGATCCGGCCAGTAATTTAGATATGCTGGCGCTACTAAGTCCGTTAACCTACGTTACCCATAATGCGCCCCATTTTTTGTTGATACATGGCGATGCCGACGAGCTTGTACCGCATTGCCAAAGCCTCTTCTTTGCAGAAAAGTTAAAGAAGCATAATTTACTGGATGAATTGATCATTGTTCCCAATGGGCAGCATGGCCCCGTAACTTTTAATCACCTGACTTTCAAAAAAATGGCCGACTTTTTTATTAAGTCGGCCGGGGTTTAA
- the pheS gene encoding phenylalanine--tRNA ligase subunit alpha yields MQEKIDKYTAEIKAFAATKADELEAFRIKFLGTKGIIKDLFDQFKTVGPEEKRTFGKVLNQFKQLAEEKYSELKEASANTADTATADIDKTLPGDGFELGSRHPLTLVRNEIIDVFKRLGFVVAEGPEIEDDWHNFSALNFPEEHPARDMQDTFFIKKNSGTDDIALRTHTSSVQVRMMENGKPPFRAIMPGRVYRNEAISARAHCFFHQVEGLYVDENVSFADLKQTLYHFVQELYGEGTKVRFRPSYFPFTEPSAEMDVSCTICKGSGCNMCKYSGWVEILGCGMVDPNVLENCGIDSKKYTGFAFGMGIERITNLKYVIRDLRLFSENDVRFLKQFQSEII; encoded by the coding sequence ATGCAGGAAAAAATAGATAAATATACCGCCGAGATCAAGGCATTCGCGGCTACAAAGGCTGATGAACTGGAAGCTTTCCGTATCAAGTTTTTAGGAACCAAGGGTATTATAAAAGATCTTTTTGACCAGTTTAAAACCGTTGGTCCGGAAGAAAAACGCACCTTTGGCAAAGTACTTAACCAGTTTAAACAACTGGCCGAAGAAAAATATAGCGAGCTTAAAGAAGCATCAGCAAATACTGCTGACACTGCTACAGCTGATATTGACAAAACCCTTCCAGGGGATGGCTTTGAGTTAGGATCGCGCCATCCGCTTACTTTGGTAAGGAACGAGATCATTGATGTGTTTAAGCGTTTAGGCTTCGTAGTGGCCGAAGGTCCGGAGATAGAAGACGACTGGCACAACTTCTCGGCCCTAAACTTCCCTGAAGAGCACCCTGCCCGCGATATGCAGGATACCTTCTTCATCAAAAAGAACAGCGGTACTGATGATATTGCGCTGCGTACGCATACCTCATCGGTACAGGTGCGCATGATGGAGAATGGCAAACCGCCGTTCCGCGCTATTATGCCGGGCCGTGTTTACCGTAATGAGGCTATCTCTGCCCGTGCACATTGCTTCTTCCACCAGGTAGAGGGTTTATATGTAGATGAGAACGTATCATTTGCCGACTTGAAGCAAACGCTTTATCACTTTGTGCAGGAGCTGTACGGCGAAGGCACCAAAGTGCGCTTCCGCCCGTCGTACTTCCCGTTCACCGAGCCATCTGCCGAAATGGATGTATCATGCACCATTTGTAAAGGCAGCGGATGTAACATGTGTAAATACAGCGGTTGGGTAGAGATATTGGGCTGCGGCATGGTTGATCCTAATGTATTAGAGAACTGCGGCATCGACAGTAAAAAATATACCGGCTTTGCTTTTGGTATGGGTATTGAACGTATCACTAATTTGAAATATGTTATCCGCGATCTTCGTCTGTTCTCTGAGAACGACGTAAGGTTCCTGAAACAGTTTCAATCTGAAATTATATAA